The Chloroflexota bacterium genome window below encodes:
- a CDS encoding inositol-3-phosphate synthase: MASTNGKGARNGHRPTDGKIRVAIVGVGNCASSLVQGRHYYEDAKDNDLVPGLMHVNLGGYHIRDIDFVAAFDVDKTKVGKDLSEAVFAGQNNTIKFSDVPHTGVTVDRGMTHDGLGKYLSEVIEKAPGPTADVVGILKDRKVDVMVSFLPVGSEQATKWYVEQALQAGVGFINAIPVFIGREPYWQRRFAERGLPVIGDDIKSQVGATITHRVLTRLFMDRGVRIDRTYQLNFGGNTDFLNMLERERLESKKISKTNAMTSMLDYEIDDDNVHVGPSDYVPWLKDRKWCHIRMEGTTFGDVPLNLELKLEVWDSPNSAGVITDAIRCLKLGLDRGLAGTLVGPSSYFMKSPPRQLHDDVAHERVEAFIRGDDNETLVGTETPPKSTQRKLVPAKAKAAFT, translated from the coding sequence GTGGCCAGCACCAATGGCAAGGGCGCCCGCAACGGGCATCGCCCCACGGACGGCAAGATTCGGGTGGCGATCGTCGGCGTCGGCAACTGCGCCTCGAGCCTGGTCCAGGGTCGCCACTACTACGAGGACGCCAAGGACAACGACCTCGTCCCCGGCCTGATGCACGTGAACCTGGGTGGCTACCACATCCGCGACATCGACTTCGTGGCGGCCTTCGACGTCGACAAGACGAAGGTCGGCAAGGATCTGTCCGAGGCGGTCTTCGCGGGACAGAACAACACCATCAAGTTTTCCGATGTGCCGCACACCGGCGTGACGGTGGACCGCGGCATGACCCACGATGGGCTCGGCAAGTACCTGTCGGAGGTGATCGAGAAGGCCCCCGGCCCGACCGCGGACGTGGTCGGCATCCTCAAGGACCGCAAGGTCGACGTGATGGTCTCGTTCCTGCCGGTCGGCTCCGAGCAGGCCACCAAGTGGTACGTCGAGCAGGCGCTCCAGGCGGGCGTCGGCTTCATCAATGCCATCCCGGTCTTCATCGGTCGTGAACCGTACTGGCAGCGGCGCTTTGCGGAGCGGGGCCTGCCGGTGATCGGCGACGACATCAAGAGCCAGGTCGGCGCCACCATCACCCACCGCGTGCTGACCCGTCTCTTCATGGATCGTGGCGTGCGGATCGATCGCACCTACCAGCTGAACTTCGGCGGCAACACCGACTTCCTGAACATGCTGGAGCGTGAGCGCCTCGAGTCGAAGAAGATCAGCAAGACGAACGCCATGACCTCGATGCTCGACTACGAGATCGACGACGACAACGTGCACGTCGGCCCGTCCGACTACGTCCCGTGGCTCAAGGACCGCAAGTGGTGCCACATCCGCATGGAGGGGACCACCTTCGGCGACGTGCCGCTCAACCTGGAGTTGAAGCTCGAGGTGTGGGACTCCCCGAACAGCGCCGGCGTGATCACCGATGCGATCCGCTGCCTGAAGCTGGGCCTGGACCGCGGGCTGGCAGGCACGCTGGTCGGGCCCTCGTCCTACTTCATGAAGAGTCCGCCGCGCCAGCTGCACGACGACGTGGCCCACGAGCGGGTCGAGGCCTTCATCCGCGGCGACGACAACGAGACGCTGGTCGGCACCGAGACGCCGCCGAAGAGCACGCAGCGCAAGCTCGTTCCGGCTAAGGCCAAGGCCGCCTTCACCTAG
- a CDS encoding lysophospholipid acyltransferase family protein: protein MSSTASATEVERPRAAAGERRREQLTYWGYRLGERIINFLPRWLVLPLAAAAGNAAHDLTGDKRAVVRANVAHVLHLPADHPRVRRAARRAFRNYARYLADVMRLSTLTADEVAKLVAIDNLELLHEARATERGVLLCTVHVGGMDLIAPALHRFGHEMHVVADDTTYGRLYEHLRAIRARHGLTLIGWRSLRGLFRALKAGSNLVLFCDGGYRDGDVPVEFLGEPTTFPAGPAALSARSGAPMLPVACSRLPNDRFRTRGLPLITAANDSPAETYRATQALADALGSVIAEDPGQWYMFRPVWPQTDADRARARAALDAARRGEDWTKPSA from the coding sequence GTGTCCAGCACGGCCAGCGCAACTGAGGTCGAGCGCCCACGGGCGGCAGCGGGCGAGCGGCGTCGGGAGCAGCTCACCTACTGGGGCTATCGGCTCGGCGAGCGGATCATCAACTTCCTGCCGCGTTGGCTGGTCCTCCCGCTCGCGGCGGCGGCCGGCAATGCGGCGCACGACCTGACCGGAGACAAGCGCGCCGTGGTGCGCGCCAATGTGGCGCATGTCCTGCACCTGCCGGCCGATCACCCGCGCGTGCGGCGAGCAGCTCGCCGGGCGTTCCGCAACTACGCCAGGTACCTGGCTGACGTCATGCGGCTGAGCACGCTGACGGCCGACGAGGTCGCGAAGCTGGTCGCCATCGACAACCTCGAGCTGCTCCATGAAGCGCGCGCGACCGAGCGCGGGGTGCTGCTCTGCACGGTCCATGTCGGCGGGATGGACCTGATCGCGCCAGCGCTGCACCGATTCGGGCACGAGATGCACGTCGTCGCCGACGACACGACCTACGGACGGCTGTACGAGCACCTGCGCGCGATCCGCGCTCGTCACGGGTTGACCCTGATCGGCTGGCGCAGCCTGCGCGGCCTCTTCCGCGCGCTGAAGGCGGGATCGAACCTCGTCCTCTTCTGCGACGGGGGATACCGCGACGGCGACGTGCCGGTCGAGTTCCTGGGCGAGCCGACCACCTTCCCAGCCGGCCCTGCCGCGCTATCGGCCCGATCAGGAGCGCCGATGCTGCCGGTCGCCTGCAGCCGCCTGCCGAACGACCGATTCCGGACCCGCGGCCTGCCGCTGATCACCGCGGCCAACGACTCCCCGGCGGAGACCTATCGCGCCACCCAGGCGCTCGCCGACGCACTGGGCAGCGTGATCGCCGAGGATCCCGGCCAGTGGTACATGTTCCGCCCGGTCTGGCCACAGACCGATGCCGATCGCGCGCGGGCGCGCGCTGCCCTCGATGCGGCGCGCCGCGGCGAGGACTGGACGAAGCCGTCGGCCTGA
- a CDS encoding CehA/McbA family metallohydrolase yields the protein MADATPLRPRSGGERGRADMHLHTLYSDGVMEVQALLDHVEQATDLDLIAVTDHERIDGALRALELHGAGDYHFGLIVGEEITTRRGHVLALFLSERIPALRPLEETIERIHAQGGIAIAAHPMAPLTPSLGRRSLLRLHRDPEASHRLDAIEMLNPSVAGRARRPHRHALNQLMELAAVGNSDAHVLEHVGTGWTWFRGASAEDYRRAIADRTTEAEGEYWTPWHNVSVYGRQLVAKARHVRHTLRPTGEWR from the coding sequence GTGGCTGACGCGACACCTCTGAGACCACGAAGCGGTGGCGAGCGGGGCCGTGCGGACATGCACCTGCACACCCTGTACTCGGATGGCGTGATGGAGGTGCAGGCGCTGCTGGACCACGTCGAGCAGGCCACCGACCTCGACCTGATTGCGGTCACCGATCACGAGCGGATCGACGGGGCGCTGCGCGCGCTGGAGCTGCACGGCGCCGGCGACTATCACTTCGGCCTGATCGTCGGCGAGGAGATCACGACCCGGCGCGGCCATGTGCTGGCACTCTTCCTGAGCGAGCGCATCCCTGCCCTGCGTCCCCTTGAGGAGACGATCGAGCGGATCCACGCCCAGGGCGGGATCGCCATCGCCGCGCACCCGATGGCGCCGCTCACCCCCAGCCTGGGGCGCCGCAGCCTGCTGCGCCTGCACCGCGACCCGGAGGCCAGCCATCGCCTCGACGCCATCGAGATGCTCAATCCCAGTGTCGCCGGGCGCGCGCGGCGGCCCCACCGCCATGCTCTCAACCAGCTGATGGAGCTCGCCGCCGTCGGCAACTCGGACGCGCACGTGCTCGAGCACGTGGGGACCGGCTGGACCTGGTTCCGCGGGGCAAGCGCCGAGGACTACCGCAGAGCGATCGCGGACCGCACCACTGAAGCCGAGGGCGAGTACTGGACCCCCTGGCACAACGTCAGCGTCTACGGGCGGCAGCTGGTCGCCAAGGCACGGCACGTCCGGCATACTCTCCGTCCCACAGGAGAATGGCGATGA
- a CDS encoding glycosyltransferase family 4 protein: MSEPIAPPAPPVAVGAPIPGAQSVANRAPLKVGIVSPYGYPHPGGVNEHVRHAYEAMRRMGHDAWIITSKYGKEREDEGRVIRLGTGYAFPANGSMGRVTLGWRFKQQARELLAEHRFDILHFHEPFVPFLSPTILDQSDTVNVATFHAFGGFSPSYWVGKWFAGRLAAKLHGRIAVSGAARHFISRYFPGDYRIIPNGVDLDRFADAEPFEELRDGTINILFVGRFEERKGLIHLLRAYHRLRKRHVDARLLIIGSGPKQREYRRFVGLRQVRDVEFLGRVSDDAKARYFASSDIFCAPATGQESFGIVLLEAMAAGVPIVASDIHGYKNVVQRGVQGLLVEPRNHRALAAALYRLSNDEELRHRMGEEGRAKAPEYSWDRVTEQIVDFYREIREGAIRTGTPR; this comes from the coding sequence ATGAGTGAGCCGATCGCTCCGCCGGCGCCCCCGGTCGCGGTCGGTGCGCCGATCCCTGGCGCCCAATCCGTCGCCAATCGGGCCCCGCTGAAGGTCGGGATCGTGAGCCCGTACGGCTATCCCCACCCCGGCGGCGTCAACGAGCACGTCCGCCACGCCTACGAGGCGATGCGGCGGATGGGCCACGACGCCTGGATCATCACCAGCAAGTACGGCAAGGAACGGGAGGACGAGGGGCGCGTCATTCGGCTGGGGACCGGCTACGCGTTCCCTGCCAACGGCAGCATGGGCCGCGTCACGCTCGGCTGGCGCTTCAAGCAGCAGGCGCGCGAGCTCCTCGCCGAGCATCGGTTCGACATCCTGCATTTCCACGAGCCGTTCGTGCCGTTCCTGTCGCCGACCATCCTCGACCAGTCCGACACCGTCAACGTCGCCACCTTCCACGCCTTTGGCGGGTTCTCGCCGTCGTACTGGGTCGGCAAGTGGTTCGCGGGCCGCCTGGCGGCCAAGCTCCACGGCCGGATCGCGGTCAGCGGGGCCGCGCGCCACTTCATCAGTCGCTACTTCCCCGGCGACTATCGGATCATCCCCAACGGGGTCGACCTGGACCGATTCGCCGATGCGGAGCCGTTCGAGGAGCTTCGGGACGGGACGATCAACATCCTGTTCGTGGGTCGCTTCGAGGAACGCAAGGGCCTCATCCACCTGCTCCGTGCCTATCACCGCCTGCGCAAGCGCCACGTCGATGCGCGACTGCTGATCATCGGCTCGGGACCCAAGCAGCGCGAGTACCGCCGCTTCGTGGGGCTGCGCCAGGTGCGCGACGTGGAGTTCCTGGGCCGCGTGTCGGATGACGCCAAGGCGCGCTACTTCGCCAGCTCCGACATCTTCTGCGCGCCGGCGACCGGCCAGGAGAGCTTCGGGATCGTGCTGCTGGAGGCGATGGCCGCCGGCGTGCCGATCGTCGCATCGGACATCCACGGCTACAAGAACGTGGTGCAGCGCGGCGTCCAGGGGCTGCTGGTCGAGCCGCGCAACCACCGGGCCCTGGCGGCGGCGCTCTACCGCCTGTCGAACGACGAGGAGCTGCGGCACCGGATGGGTGAGGAGGGGCGCGCGAAGGCCCCCGAGTACTCCTGGGACCGCGTCACCGAGCAGATCGTCGACTTCTACCGCGAGATCCGGGAGGGGGCGATCAGGACGGGCACTCCCCGCTAG
- a CDS encoding GNAT family N-acetyltransferase — protein sequence MTITLSDAPPIPGLRFRGIQRPADDAAIAQLVNAGMVANGIPHRFSLAQFSSWLDHPTNLDLAADLLFAEVNGSVVAYTEGGWEQDNDGGRNYQVWGQVHPDWQRRGLGTALLRWTEERQRRVAAAHPDVDKRLQSWASEAEAGRLALLEGHGYEIVRYDYEMERPTLDDIQPLPFPAGIELRPARDEHLRRIWETEIEVFRDHWGAIDDSEASFERTKSDPRRDMSLWVVAWQGDEIVGQVLNRIDKEANAELGVRRGWLSSVGVRRAWRRQGIGRALVAESLRVLRDAGMTSAGLGVDAENANGALGVYETSGFRVVRTERVYRKTL from the coding sequence ATGACGATCACCCTATCCGACGCCCCGCCGATCCCCGGTCTGCGGTTCCGCGGCATCCAGCGCCCGGCTGACGATGCAGCGATCGCGCAGCTTGTCAACGCCGGCATGGTGGCGAACGGCATTCCACACCGGTTCTCACTGGCGCAGTTCAGCAGCTGGCTGGACCACCCCACGAACCTCGACCTGGCGGCCGACCTGCTCTTCGCGGAGGTGAACGGGTCGGTGGTCGCATATACCGAGGGCGGCTGGGAACAGGACAATGACGGCGGCCGCAACTACCAGGTCTGGGGACAGGTGCATCCCGACTGGCAGCGCCGCGGCCTGGGGACCGCGCTCCTGCGCTGGACCGAGGAGCGACAGCGGCGGGTTGCCGCCGCGCACCCCGACGTCGACAAGCGCCTGCAGAGCTGGGCCAGTGAGGCGGAGGCCGGCCGCCTGGCGCTGCTCGAGGGGCACGGATACGAGATCGTGCGCTACGACTACGAGATGGAGCGCCCGACCCTCGACGACATTCAGCCGCTGCCCTTCCCCGCGGGGATCGAGCTGCGGCCGGCGCGCGACGAGCACCTGCGCCGCATCTGGGAGACCGAGATCGAGGTCTTTCGCGACCACTGGGGAGCGATCGACGACAGCGAGGCAAGCTTCGAGCGGACGAAGTCCGATCCACGCCGCGACATGAGCCTGTGGGTGGTCGCCTGGCAGGGCGACGAGATCGTCGGCCAGGTGCTGAACCGGATCGACAAGGAAGCGAACGCCGAGCTTGGTGTGCGGCGCGGCTGGCTCAGCTCGGTCGGCGTCCGTCGCGCCTGGCGGCGACAGGGGATCGGCCGCGCCCTGGTGGCCGAGAGCCTTCGCGTCCTGCGCGACGCGGGCATGACGAGTGCGGGTCTCGGCGTGGACGCGGAGAATGCGAACGGGGCGCTTGGGGTCTACGAGACGAGCGGCTTTCGCGTGGTACGGACCGAGCGGGTCTACCGCAAGACGCTCTAG
- a CDS encoding GNAT family N-acetyltransferase, which produces MLTEIPGLSLRTHTGGTAPAALMAPIANAVYVANGVDELTTVADLEHWLGHTTETFDPSQNVVLAEVDSALVGYGWVDWADTTDGLREFRLGGYVHPDWQGRGIGRRLVAWQEEHARAHPAARSAGRPLGFGTWSNDLNVSKVKLITRLGYEQVRFFFEMRRAPLDDIDVPPMPEGLEIRPVGADRASQKQLWDADVEAFADHWGGFDPSYSAFEARLAAPHHDPGLWVAAWDGDEVAGAVTNAIYTDENQKFGRKRAWLETVFVRRAWRRRGLGAALVARALVRVREAGMEEAMLGVDSDNPTGALGLYQRAGFEIHRRSAAYRKPMEITP; this is translated from the coding sequence ATGCTGACCGAGATCCCGGGCCTTTCCCTCCGCACGCACACGGGCGGGACGGCGCCGGCCGCGCTCATGGCGCCGATCGCCAACGCGGTGTACGTCGCCAATGGCGTCGACGAGCTGACCACGGTCGCCGACCTGGAGCACTGGCTCGGTCACACGACCGAGACCTTCGACCCGAGTCAGAACGTGGTCCTGGCCGAGGTGGACAGCGCGCTGGTCGGGTATGGGTGGGTGGATTGGGCCGATACGACCGACGGCCTCCGCGAGTTCCGCCTGGGCGGCTACGTGCACCCCGACTGGCAGGGCCGGGGGATCGGGCGGCGTCTGGTGGCGTGGCAGGAGGAGCACGCCAGGGCGCACCCCGCCGCGAGGTCGGCCGGACGGCCGCTGGGCTTCGGCACGTGGTCCAACGACCTGAATGTGAGCAAGGTCAAGCTCATCACCCGTCTCGGCTATGAGCAGGTGCGCTTCTTCTTCGAGATGCGGCGAGCTCCGCTCGATGACATCGACGTGCCGCCGATGCCCGAGGGACTCGAGATCCGGCCGGTCGGCGCTGACCGTGCCAGCCAGAAGCAGCTGTGGGATGCCGATGTCGAGGCGTTCGCTGATCACTGGGGCGGCTTCGACCCCTCATATTCGGCCTTCGAGGCCCGGCTCGCAGCACCGCATCACGATCCAGGGCTGTGGGTCGCCGCCTGGGACGGCGACGAGGTCGCTGGAGCGGTGACGAACGCGATCTACACCGACGAGAACCAGAAATTCGGACGGAAGCGCGCGTGGCTCGAGACCGTCTTCGTCCGTCGCGCCTGGCGACGGCGTGGGCTCGGAGCGGCCCTGGTGGCGCGCGCCCTCGTCCGCGTGCGCGAGGCTGGAATGGAGGAGGCGATGCTGGGCGTCGACAGCGACAACCCGACGGGCGCGCTGGGCCTCTACCAGCGTGCCGGCTTCGAGATCCACCGACGCTCGGCCGCCTATCGCAAGCCGATGGAGATCACGCCATGA
- a CDS encoding ABC transporter permease, with product MALMTRELKASFAFVERNFNLTKRYWGWEVAFLVYAVAGALAVSLIGQGQGDTRLLMTLVIGAVFWNYLSVVFSFIAETVSWERWEGTLEYTFMAPVRRYAQMLGSTVYAVAFGFVHTVVVLVVLALFFELDLSRANFVTAAVFMVLGSVSFIGIGIMTAILPLMYVERGAQMTFVLQSVLLLISGVYYSVDVLPGWMQFLSNFSPATYVLDATRAGLIDGVGVADLLGDVWPLVLMGIVFIPLGLWAFGRAERYAKRTGKLKRVG from the coding sequence ATGGCACTCATGACCCGCGAGCTGAAAGCCTCGTTCGCCTTTGTCGAGCGGAATTTCAACCTGACCAAGCGCTACTGGGGTTGGGAGGTCGCCTTCCTGGTCTATGCGGTGGCGGGCGCGCTGGCCGTGTCGCTGATCGGACAGGGGCAGGGCGACACCCGGCTGCTGATGACGCTGGTGATCGGCGCCGTCTTCTGGAACTACCTGTCGGTCGTCTTCAGCTTCATCGCCGAAACGGTCAGCTGGGAGCGCTGGGAGGGGACGCTGGAGTACACCTTCATGGCCCCCGTGCGGCGCTATGCGCAAATGCTGGGCTCGACGGTCTACGCGGTGGCGTTCGGCTTCGTGCACACCGTGGTGGTGCTGGTGGTGCTCGCCCTCTTCTTCGAGCTCGACCTGTCACGCGCCAACTTCGTGACCGCCGCGGTCTTCATGGTGCTCGGCTCGGTCTCGTTCATCGGGATCGGGATCATGACCGCCATCCTGCCGCTGATGTACGTCGAGCGTGGGGCGCAGATGACCTTCGTGCTGCAGTCGGTGCTGCTCCTGATCAGCGGCGTCTACTACAGCGTGGACGTGCTCCCCGGCTGGATGCAGTTCCTCTCGAACTTCAGCCCGGCGACCTACGTGCTCGACGCGACGCGCGCCGGGCTGATCGACGGCGTGGGCGTGGCCGATCTGCTCGGCGATGTCTGGCCGCTGGTCCTGATGGGGATCGTGTTCATCCCGCTGGGCCTGTGGGCCTTCGGGCGCGCCGAGCGCTACGCAAAGCGCACCGGCAAGCTGAAGAGAGTGGGGTAG
- a CDS encoding ABC transporter ATP-binding protein: MTTLLEQPKTEAMRPAVPAPSRTNRVLSDDGVLALLVEHVTKEFVVGRKRKRVMAVNDVTIRIRRGEIYGVLGANGSGKSTLIRLVSTLLTLDAGQVEVFGHDIERDEMAVKRVINRVSVDAAFFKKLSPFENLAYAARLYGMEPKAARAEAISILARLGIGEKRLSRPLEQMSRGMQQKVAIARALLTSPTLLLLDEPTTGLDPRSKLDVQTFIEELRDTHDATIVLTTHDLAEADRLCDRIAIINDGRIVVEDTPEALKAKVADERGLEPTMESVFMTYTGRSLDDDLGDDEEKDDED, encoded by the coding sequence ATGACCACCCTGCTGGAACAACCGAAGACCGAGGCGATGCGCCCGGCAGTGCCGGCGCCTTCGCGCACGAACCGCGTCCTCTCGGACGACGGCGTTCTGGCCCTGCTCGTCGAGCACGTCACCAAGGAGTTCGTGGTCGGGCGCAAGCGCAAGCGGGTGATGGCCGTGAACGACGTCACGATCCGGATCCGCCGGGGCGAGATCTACGGCGTGCTGGGCGCGAACGGGAGCGGTAAGTCGACCCTGATCCGTCTGGTGAGCACGCTGCTCACGCTGGACGCCGGACAAGTCGAGGTCTTCGGCCACGACATCGAGCGGGACGAGATGGCGGTCAAGCGCGTCATCAACCGGGTGAGCGTGGACGCCGCCTTCTTCAAGAAGCTGAGCCCGTTCGAGAACCTGGCCTACGCGGCGCGGCTGTACGGCATGGAGCCGAAGGCCGCCCGAGCGGAGGCGATCTCGATCCTGGCACGGCTGGGGATCGGCGAGAAGCGACTCAGCCGGCCGCTGGAGCAGATGAGCCGGGGGATGCAGCAAAAGGTCGCGATCGCGCGGGCGCTGCTGACCAGCCCGACCCTGCTGCTCCTGGACGAGCCGACGACCGGTCTCGACCCGCGGTCGAAACTGGACGTGCAGACCTTCATCGAGGAGCTGCGCGACACCCATGACGCCACGATCGTGCTGACCACGCACGACCTGGCGGAGGCGGATCGGCTCTGCGACCGGATTGCGATCATCAACGACGGGCGGATCGTGGTCGAGGACACGCCCGAGGCGCTGAAGGCCAAGGTGGCCGATGAGCGCGGGCTGGAGCCGACCATGGAGAGCGTCTTCATGACCTACACCGGCCGCTCGCTGGACGACGACCTGGGAGACGACGAAGAGAAGGACGACGAGGACTAG